A single genomic interval of Microbacterium sp. zg-Y1090 harbors:
- a CDS encoding DUF3117 domain-containing protein — translation MAAMKPRTGDGPMEAVKEGRLIIVRVPLEGGGRLVVSVNDDEAKELYDVLGGVVNAA, via the coding sequence ATGGCAGCCATGAAGCCGCGAACCGGTGATGGACCGATGGAGGCCGTGAAGGAGGGACGCCTGATCATCGTGCGCGTTCCCCTCGAGGGCGGCGGCCGCCTGGTCGTCTCCGTCAACGACGACGAGGCGAAAGAGCTCTATGACGTCCTCGGTGGCGTCGTCAACGCAGCCTGA
- a CDS encoding DUF1003 domain-containing protein gives MARARKATLEAPRGRPGMLARSGPPQPSNDRFGRFTEWIARAMGTPMFLLLLSLFCIAWLSWNTLMPVHLRFDSAANGFTALTLMLSLQASYAAPLILLAQNRQDDRDRVQIEQDRQRAERNLADTEYLAREIVALRMALTEVTSEVVTRDVLRQELARALERRPESEEGDDVADRPQTADDGHANR, from the coding sequence ATGGCGCGCGCACGCAAGGCGACCCTCGAGGCGCCCCGGGGACGCCCGGGGATGCTCGCCCGCAGCGGCCCCCCGCAGCCCTCCAACGACCGGTTCGGCCGGTTCACCGAGTGGATCGCGCGTGCCATGGGCACGCCGATGTTCCTGCTGCTGCTGAGCCTGTTCTGCATCGCGTGGCTCTCCTGGAACACCCTCATGCCGGTGCACCTTCGCTTCGACTCGGCCGCGAACGGGTTCACCGCCCTCACCCTCATGCTGTCGCTGCAGGCCTCGTACGCCGCCCCGCTGATCCTGCTGGCCCAGAACCGTCAGGACGACCGCGACCGCGTGCAGATCGAGCAGGACCGCCAGCGCGCCGAGCGCAACCTGGCGGACACCGAGTACCTGGCCCGGGAGATCGTGGCCCTGCGCATGGCGCTGACCGAGGTCACCAGCGAGGTCGTCACCCGCGACGTGCTCCGTCAGGAGCTCGCCCGCGCTCTCGAGCGCCGCCCAGAGTCCGAAGAAGGCGACGACGTCGCCGACCGACCACAGACCGCCGACGACGGGCACGCGAACCGATGA
- a CDS encoding general stress protein, translating into MSMMGAFGSGRNAVGETVAVFTSYEAAQKAVSTMIAADVPARDITIVGQGLRSIEKVTGRLGYATAARQGATNGLLLGLLFAAIFVLGAPEVPIQLFAGVLLVGIAVGMLMSIIAYSFIRRRRDYASITQVAAERYEVTVQAASVHKARQVLGRAGAPAAAPAGTPAGAAAAPGSAPLPPRPAAPVPPPPMDPSEPPRYGERITPPRQNGDADAASPTDAGADGGSAGGSDGGAAGF; encoded by the coding sequence ATGAGCATGATGGGCGCGTTCGGATCGGGGCGCAACGCGGTGGGGGAGACCGTCGCGGTGTTCACCTCGTACGAGGCCGCACAGAAGGCCGTCTCGACGATGATCGCCGCGGATGTGCCCGCGCGGGACATCACGATCGTCGGTCAGGGACTGCGGTCGATCGAGAAGGTGACCGGCCGTCTCGGCTACGCCACCGCCGCTCGTCAGGGGGCCACCAACGGCCTGCTGCTGGGCCTGCTGTTCGCGGCGATCTTCGTGCTCGGCGCACCGGAGGTTCCCATCCAGCTGTTCGCCGGTGTGCTGCTCGTCGGCATCGCCGTCGGCATGCTGATGAGCATCATCGCGTACTCGTTCATCCGTCGCCGCCGCGACTACGCCTCGATCACGCAGGTCGCGGCGGAGCGCTATGAGGTCACCGTGCAGGCGGCCAGCGTGCACAAGGCCCGGCAGGTGCTCGGTCGCGCGGGAGCTCCCGCTGCGGCGCCTGCTGGGACGCCGGCCGGCGCCGCAGCGGCACCCGGCTCGGCGCCGCTGCCTCCGCGCCCTGCCGCTCCGGTGCCCCCACCCCCGATGGACCCCAGCGAACCGCCGCGCTACGGCGAGCGGATCACCCCGCCCCGGCAGAACGGGGACGCCGACGCGGCATCCCCGACGGACGCCGGTGCTGACGGCGGGAGCGCCGGCGGATCCGACGGCGGCGCCGCGGGCTTCTGA
- a CDS encoding gamma-glutamyltransferase family protein: protein MSFTPPPAFTTRPTLEGTFGMAASTHATATAVAQSVLERGGNAFDAVVAGGFVLHVVEPHLNGPGGDLVGIFQRGDADAGAPTVLMGQGPAPAGASIPHLRGEGLDLVPGAGGLAAAVPGAVDAWLLLLRDHGTWEVGDVLAYAIGYARDGHPLLAAVSATIERVSGLFRDAWPSSAELWMPEGVVPAAGDLVRNPAYARVLEGLVAAGSAAPDRRARIDAARREWKTGLVAQAASAFLATPHRHSSGTDHAGVVTPADFAGFDAGYEPAVSARFRGHTVAKAGPWTQGPALLEALRILDGFDDDALDPATAHGAHTIVEALKLALADRDAYFGDDGDDGLVAALLSEDYIASRRRQIGDCASHEWRPGTLPGRHPFRPPLRTDTGETAAVAGAGEPTVARSGQTRGDTCHIDVVDRWGNIVAVTPSGGWLQSSPTVPELGFCLGTRLQMTWLDEQSPSALRPGRRPRTTLTPTLVLRDGAAVMACGTPGGDQQEQWQLPMLVRMLAGGYSAQQAIDAPTLHTTALIDSFWPRTWTPAGVIAEDRLEDDVLAGLAERGHDVTRSGPWALGRLSGVGIDRSRGVLWAAANPRGMQGYAAGR from the coding sequence GTGAGCTTCACGCCGCCGCCGGCGTTCACCACGCGGCCGACCCTCGAGGGCACCTTCGGCATGGCCGCCTCGACGCACGCCACCGCGACGGCGGTGGCGCAGTCCGTGCTCGAGCGCGGCGGCAATGCGTTCGACGCGGTCGTCGCGGGCGGCTTCGTGCTGCACGTGGTCGAGCCTCACCTCAACGGCCCCGGCGGCGACCTGGTCGGGATCTTCCAGCGCGGGGATGCCGACGCCGGCGCACCCACGGTGCTGATGGGCCAGGGGCCGGCTCCCGCGGGGGCGTCGATCCCGCACCTGCGCGGTGAGGGGCTCGACCTCGTCCCCGGTGCCGGTGGCCTCGCCGCGGCCGTGCCCGGCGCGGTGGATGCGTGGCTGCTGCTGCTGCGCGACCACGGCACGTGGGAGGTCGGCGACGTGCTCGCCTACGCGATCGGCTACGCGCGTGACGGGCATCCGCTGCTCGCGGCGGTCTCGGCGACCATCGAGCGGGTGTCGGGGCTGTTCCGCGACGCCTGGCCGAGCTCCGCAGAGCTGTGGATGCCGGAGGGTGTCGTGCCCGCCGCCGGCGACCTGGTGCGCAACCCCGCCTATGCGAGGGTGCTCGAGGGTCTCGTCGCCGCGGGCTCCGCCGCACCCGACCGGCGGGCCCGCATCGACGCCGCACGGCGCGAATGGAAGACCGGGCTCGTCGCGCAGGCGGCATCCGCCTTCCTCGCCACCCCCCACCGGCACTCGTCCGGGACCGATCACGCGGGAGTGGTCACCCCGGCCGACTTCGCCGGCTTCGACGCCGGGTACGAGCCGGCGGTGTCGGCGCGGTTCCGCGGTCACACGGTCGCCAAGGCGGGCCCGTGGACCCAGGGCCCCGCGCTGCTGGAGGCGCTGCGCATCCTCGACGGCTTCGACGACGACGCGCTGGACCCGGCGACCGCGCACGGCGCGCACACCATCGTCGAGGCGCTCAAGCTCGCCCTCGCCGATCGCGACGCCTACTTCGGGGACGACGGCGACGACGGGCTCGTCGCGGCGCTGCTGTCGGAGGACTACATCGCCTCCCGGCGCCGCCAGATCGGCGACTGCGCGTCGCACGAGTGGCGACCGGGGACGCTGCCGGGCCGGCATCCGTTCCGCCCGCCCCTGCGCACCGATACCGGCGAGACGGCCGCCGTGGCCGGCGCCGGTGAGCCGACCGTCGCGAGGTCGGGGCAGACGCGCGGCGACACCTGCCACATCGACGTCGTCGACCGGTGGGGCAACATCGTGGCGGTGACCCCGTCGGGCGGCTGGCTGCAGTCCTCGCCCACTGTGCCCGAGCTCGGCTTCTGCCTCGGCACGCGACTGCAGATGACCTGGCTCGACGAGCAGTCGCCGTCGGCCCTCCGCCCCGGCCGTCGTCCCCGCACCACGCTGACCCCGACCCTGGTGCTGCGCGACGGTGCTGCCGTGATGGCGTGCGGCACGCCGGGCGGAGACCAGCAGGAGCAGTGGCAGCTGCCCATGCTCGTACGGATGCTCGCCGGCGGGTACTCCGCGCAGCAGGCCATCGACGCGCCCACGCTGCACACGACCGCGCTGATCGACTCGTTCTGGCCGCGCACGTGGACACCGGCGGGCGTCATCGCCGAGGACCGGCTCGAGGACGACGTGCTGGCCGGACTGGCGGAGCGCGGCCACGACGTGACGCGGTCGGGTCCCTGGGCCCTCGGACGACTGAGCGGTGTCGGCATCGACCGCAGCCGTGGCGTGCTGTGGGCAGCCGCCAACCCCCGCGGCATGCAGGGGTACGCCGCCGGGCGCTGA
- a CDS encoding O-methyltransferase, translating into MGEHDANRRFAAEVTVEPDAIGRARAHALELGAEPISAPVGAQCAVIAAASKALNIVEVGTGAGVSGLWLLHGSPQATLTTIDIEPEHLGAARQAFSAAGIAPARARFIAGRGADVLPRMNEASYDIVLIDADPEGVIEYVEHGLRLVRAGGTVLVPRVLGGGAVADPVRRDPITSAYRSLIQETQASPAVIGALSIAGEGLLQLTTVASR; encoded by the coding sequence ATGGGCGAGCACGACGCGAACCGCAGGTTCGCAGCGGAGGTGACGGTCGAACCCGACGCGATCGGAAGGGCACGGGCGCATGCGCTCGAGCTGGGCGCCGAGCCCATCAGCGCCCCGGTCGGCGCACAGTGCGCCGTGATCGCGGCGGCCTCCAAAGCCCTGAACATCGTCGAGGTCGGCACCGGCGCCGGGGTCTCCGGACTCTGGCTGCTGCACGGATCGCCCCAGGCGACCCTCACCACCATCGACATCGAGCCGGAGCATCTCGGCGCCGCCCGCCAGGCGTTCTCGGCCGCGGGCATCGCGCCCGCGCGTGCGCGCTTCATCGCCGGCCGCGGAGCCGACGTGCTGCCGCGCATGAACGAAGCCTCCTACGACATCGTGCTGATCGACGCCGACCCCGAGGGCGTCATCGAGTACGTCGAGCACGGCCTGCGCCTCGTGCGCGCCGGGGGCACCGTGCTGGTGCCTCGCGTGCTCGGCGGAGGCGCCGTGGCCGATCCGGTGCGACGCGACCCGATCACCAGCGCGTATCGCTCCCTCATCCAGGAGACCCAGGCATCGCCCGCCGTCATCGGTGCGCTGTCGATCGCGGGCGAGGGCCTGCTGCAGCTGACGACCGTCGCCTCACGCTGA
- a CDS encoding magnesium transporter MgtE N-terminal domain-containing protein → MSTQRVFVARLVGCTVFDPAGDRLGKVRDVVVIFRKDDPPRVIGLVVEIPGRRHVFLSIGRVTSIATGQVITTGLINVRRFQQRGGEVRVMAELLGRKVYLRDGSGTAVIEDVAIDRSRLGDWDVSQLFLRRPKTSAAPFAKGPTTFAAWDEVREHQVPGEAQSAEQLVATYSELRPADLANTLLDLPAERLLEVAGELPDDRLADALEEMPEDEQMHILENLGDERAADVLDHMEPDDAADLLGQFPEGRIAQLLELMEPDEAEDVRALLEYGPDTAGGLMTNEPIVLSAENTVAEALALIRRHELHPALAAAVYITLPPFETPTGRLLGVVHFQRMLRYPPHERLGAIIDDSLEPVPATAPASEVARLLATYNLVSLPVVDQGHRLVGAVSVDDVLDYLLPDDWRSHDAPRHDSVSRRTVGR, encoded by the coding sequence GTGAGCACGCAGAGGGTCTTCGTCGCGCGGCTGGTCGGCTGCACGGTCTTCGATCCTGCCGGCGACCGTCTGGGCAAGGTGCGCGACGTCGTCGTCATCTTCCGCAAGGACGACCCGCCGCGCGTCATCGGGCTGGTCGTGGAGATCCCCGGCCGCCGCCACGTGTTCCTGTCGATCGGCCGCGTGACCTCGATCGCCACGGGCCAGGTCATCACGACCGGCCTGATCAACGTGCGCCGCTTCCAGCAGCGCGGCGGCGAGGTGCGCGTCATGGCGGAGCTGCTCGGGCGCAAGGTGTACCTGCGCGACGGCAGCGGCACCGCCGTCATCGAAGACGTCGCCATCGATCGCAGCCGCCTCGGCGACTGGGACGTGTCCCAGCTGTTCCTGCGCCGACCCAAGACCAGCGCGGCGCCCTTCGCCAAGGGGCCGACGACGTTCGCGGCCTGGGACGAGGTGCGCGAGCACCAGGTGCCCGGTGAGGCGCAGTCCGCCGAGCAGCTCGTGGCCACCTACTCGGAGCTGCGCCCCGCCGACCTCGCGAACACCCTGCTGGACCTGCCTGCCGAGCGGCTGCTCGAAGTCGCCGGCGAGCTGCCCGACGACCGCCTCGCCGACGCCCTCGAGGAGATGCCGGAAGACGAGCAGATGCACATCCTCGAGAACCTCGGCGACGAGCGCGCCGCCGACGTCCTCGACCACATGGAGCCCGACGACGCCGCCGACCTGCTCGGCCAGTTCCCCGAGGGCCGCATCGCGCAGCTGCTCGAGCTGATGGAACCCGACGAGGCCGAGGACGTGCGGGCGCTGCTGGAGTACGGCCCCGACACCGCCGGCGGCCTCATGACGAACGAGCCCATCGTGCTCTCGGCCGAGAACACGGTCGCCGAGGCGCTGGCGCTCATCCGGCGGCACGAGCTGCACCCGGCCCTCGCGGCCGCCGTGTACATCACGCTGCCCCCCTTCGAGACGCCCACCGGCCGCTTGCTGGGCGTCGTCCACTTCCAGCGGATGCTGCGATACCCGCCGCACGAGCGTCTGGGCGCCATCATCGACGACTCCCTCGAGCCCGTGCCGGCCACGGCGCCCGCATCCGAGGTGGCGCGACTGCTGGCGACCTACAACCTCGTGTCGCTCCCCGTGGTCGATCAGGGCCACCGCCTCGTCGGCGCGGTCAGCGTCGACGACGTGCTGGACTACCTGCTGCCCGACGACTGGCGCTCTCACGATGCGCCCCGTCATGACAGCGTCTCCCGCCGAACGGTCGGCCGCTGA
- a CDS encoding Sec-independent protein translocase TatB, which produces MVFGLTWEKLLLIAVIAGMLIGPERLPRYAEGLARLTVKARDWVSGAKTRVQEEMGEGLDDVDWRKLDPRQYDPRRIIREALLDDAPTTTVRAAATGAAMTTAAAPATPPLQRPDGPPPFDSEAT; this is translated from the coding sequence ATGGTGTTCGGGCTCACGTGGGAGAAGCTGCTGCTGATCGCCGTGATCGCCGGCATGCTCATCGGCCCCGAGCGACTGCCGCGCTACGCAGAGGGTCTCGCCCGCCTCACGGTCAAGGCGCGGGACTGGGTCTCCGGCGCGAAGACGCGTGTGCAGGAGGAGATGGGCGAAGGCCTCGACGACGTCGACTGGCGGAAACTGGACCCTCGTCAGTACGACCCGCGCCGCATCATCCGTGAGGCGCTGCTGGACGACGCTCCCACGACCACGGTGCGCGCCGCGGCGACCGGCGCGGCGATGACGACCGCTGCTGCGCCTGCGACGCCGCCGCTGCAGAGGCCCGACGGGCCGCCTCCCTTCGACAGCGAAGCGACCTGA
- a CDS encoding Mrp/NBP35 family ATP-binding protein, producing MTALDDAVRAAVGAVTDPELRRPLAELDMVRSISVDAGVDGARARVGIDLTIVGCPAADRIEADVRAAAMGVPGIDGVDLEIGVMTPAQRAALTERLRGGRAARQMPFGPDSLTRVIAVTSGKGGVGKSSLTANLAVALAARGAAVGVIDADVHGFSIPGLLGLVDGDGMPPQPTRIDDLMLPPVAHGVKAISIGMFLPRDTAAPGAVAWRGPMLHRTIQQFLTDVYFGDLDVLLLDMPPGTGDVAISVGQFLPHAEVLVVTTPQSAASDVAVRSGLVARQTGQHVIGVVENMAAMTLPDGTVLDLFGSGGGAAVARALSADGAEVPLLATVPLSPSLRAAGDAGVPVVVGAPDDPAAAAITALAADLLARGRGLAGRSLPFAPR from the coding sequence ATGACCGCACTCGACGACGCCGTTCGCGCGGCGGTCGGCGCCGTCACCGATCCGGAGCTGCGCCGTCCCCTCGCCGAGCTCGACATGGTGCGCAGCATCAGCGTCGACGCCGGTGTCGACGGCGCCCGCGCCCGCGTGGGAATCGACCTCACGATCGTCGGATGCCCTGCCGCGGACCGGATCGAGGCCGACGTGCGCGCTGCGGCGATGGGCGTCCCCGGAATCGACGGGGTCGACCTCGAGATCGGTGTGATGACCCCCGCGCAGCGCGCCGCGCTCACGGAGCGGCTGCGGGGCGGTCGCGCCGCGCGGCAGATGCCGTTCGGCCCGGATTCCCTCACCCGCGTCATCGCCGTCACGAGCGGCAAGGGCGGCGTGGGCAAGTCGTCGCTCACCGCCAACCTCGCCGTCGCGCTCGCGGCCCGGGGCGCCGCCGTGGGCGTCATCGACGCCGACGTGCACGGCTTCTCGATCCCGGGCCTGCTGGGACTGGTCGATGGCGACGGGATGCCGCCCCAGCCGACCCGCATCGACGACCTGATGCTGCCGCCGGTCGCGCACGGCGTGAAGGCGATCTCGATCGGGATGTTCCTCCCCCGTGACACTGCGGCCCCCGGCGCCGTGGCCTGGCGCGGGCCGATGCTCCACCGCACCATCCAGCAGTTCCTCACCGACGTGTACTTCGGCGACCTCGACGTGCTCCTGCTGGACATGCCGCCGGGCACCGGCGATGTCGCCATCTCGGTCGGTCAGTTCCTCCCCCACGCGGAGGTGCTCGTCGTGACGACCCCGCAGTCCGCGGCATCCGATGTCGCCGTCCGCAGCGGCCTGGTCGCCCGCCAGACCGGGCAGCACGTCATCGGCGTGGTCGAGAACATGGCCGCGATGACACTGCCCGACGGCACGGTGCTCGACCTGTTCGGCAGCGGCGGCGGCGCCGCGGTCGCCCGCGCGCTGTCGGCCGACGGCGCCGAGGTGCCGCTCTTGGCCACCGTGCCGCTCAGCCCGTCGCTGCGGGCGGCCGGGGATGCGGGCGTGCCCGTCGTCGTCGGGGCACCCGACGACCCGGCGGCGGCCGCGATCACCGCGCTGGCGGCCGACCTGCTCGCCCGCGGGCGTGGCCTGGCCGGCAGATCCCTGCCGTTCGCTCCCCGCTAG
- a CDS encoding alpha/beta hydrolase family protein, which produces MPSPVVSLPSGDTVVSADAESPPSPWAAMAVAHGAGAGYRHPFLVGFTRGMVAAGVATLRFNFPYVEAGRRMPGPPAAAVVTWQAAEATLRELHPDLPLWAVGKSYGGRMASLAAADGMIAPTGLVYLGYPLHPPGRPDKPRVDHLPRVTPPQLFVEGTNDPFVDPHEQLQQAVATCRDASVHWIEGGNHSFEVKGRRRPADEIGEQLAADVAGWMRTHA; this is translated from the coding sequence ATGCCGTCGCCGGTCGTCTCGCTGCCTTCGGGCGATACGGTCGTCTCGGCGGATGCCGAGTCGCCGCCTTCCCCGTGGGCGGCGATGGCGGTGGCACACGGCGCAGGCGCCGGCTACCGGCATCCCTTCCTGGTGGGCTTCACCCGGGGGATGGTCGCTGCGGGCGTCGCGACGCTGCGCTTCAACTTCCCCTACGTGGAGGCCGGCCGGCGCATGCCGGGACCGCCCGCTGCGGCCGTGGTGACATGGCAGGCGGCCGAGGCCACGCTGCGGGAGCTGCACCCGGACCTGCCGCTCTGGGCGGTGGGCAAGTCCTATGGCGGGCGCATGGCGTCGCTCGCCGCGGCCGACGGGATGATCGCCCCCACGGGACTGGTCTACCTCGGCTACCCGCTGCACCCCCCGGGGCGCCCCGATAAGCCGCGCGTCGATCATCTGCCGCGGGTGACGCCGCCGCAGCTGTTCGTCGAGGGCACGAACGATCCGTTCGTCGATCCGCACGAGCAGCTGCAGCAGGCGGTGGCGACGTGCCGCGACGCGTCGGTGCACTGGATCGAGGGCGGCAACCACTCCTTCGAGGTGAAGGGACGCCGGCGGCCCGCCGACGAGATCGGCGAGCAGCTGGCCGCCGACGTCGCCGGGTGGATGCGCACGCACGCCTGA